The nucleotide sequence TAGATGGGGTTTTGGGTGATTTTGGGGTTTCCTCTCACCAGTTCGATGTAGCTGAGCGTGGTTTCTCTACTCGTTTTGAAGGTACACTCGATATGCGTATGAACCAGCAAGCTCCTCTTTCAGCCCAAGAAGTCGTCAATGAGTATGGCGAGATAGAACTCACTCATATCTTTTTTCAATATGGCGAACTGAAAAATGCCAAAGCAATAGCCCGTGCCATAATCAGTTACCGAGAGCAGAAACCAATACGCTTAGGCAGTGAACTACAAGAGGCAGTAAAAGCTCTTTTGCCTAAATTTAAAGAGAACAAAGTGTTAGCACAAATCTATCAAGCCATTCGTATAGAGGTAAATGCCGAAATAGAAGCTTTGGAATCATTTTTGCTACAACTCCCTGCCGTAGTCAAGCCACAAGGGCGTATCAGCCTTATCAGCTATCATTCACTCGAAGACCGCTGTGTAAAACGCTTCATTCGAGACGGACAGTTAGAAGGAGCTCCTGAGAAAGATTGGTATGGCAATGTGTCAGTACCCTTTAAAAAAGTAGGCGGTCTCATCACTCCTGATGATACTGAAATAGCACAAAACAGCCGTGCCCGTAGTGCCAAACTCCGTATCGCCGAACGTTTAAATTCATAACTGAAAAAAATGGGAAAAGCCACTGATGAAATAAAGAATATATTGCGAGGAAAATTTTTGGTAGAAGGTAAAGAAGCTACCCGAAATTGGTTCTTCATAAGCTTCCTTTTTGCTTTGGGAGTTATAATGATAGCTAGCTCGCATATGGTAGACCGCAAAGTACACCAAATAGCTAAGCTCAACGACGAAGTAAATGAGCTCAAGAGTGAATTCGTCGATGTGCGTTCGCGTTTGCAGAAAGTGCGTTTGGAGTCTACGCTTTTAGAACAATTAGAAAGCAAAGGACTCAAACAACCCGAAAAACCACCACAAAAGATAAAGGCAATTGTAGAAGAGTAATCTTTCAGATAATAGATAATACAAGTAGAAAGAAGCATTGGAAAAAAACGATAAAAAGATAACATCGCGCACTTATTTGGTAGCCATTATGATGCTACTGATGATAGGTGTCATTGCGGTAAAGCTCATAAAAATACAAATTGACGGTGATGAGTATCGCGCCAAAGTAGACGAAACTACCTTGCGAGAAGCTGATATTATCCCCAGTCAAGGTAATTTGTATTCTGATGATGGTAGCTTGCTTGCCACTTCGGTAACTCGGTATGATATCCGTTGGGACGGTATTGCGCCTTCCAGAGCTAATTTCAATAGGTATGTAAAACCCCTCAGCGATTCGCTTTCGCGTATGTTTGGAAAACCCAATAGCTATTACTTAAATCTCTTTAAAAAAGAACGTAGCTTAAAGAATCGTTATATGCTCGTAGCCACTAATCTGGGTTATAGCGAGTACTCCCGAATCAAGAAATTCCCCCTCTTCAATAAAGGTCCTTATAAAGGCGGTATTATTGTCGAGCGCAATATAAAACGCGAATATCCATTAGGAGGGAT is from Capnocytophaga ochracea DSM 7271 and encodes:
- the rsmH gene encoding 16S rRNA (cytosine(1402)-N(4))-methyltransferase RsmH, whose translation is MNNNTPYHTPVLLTQSIEGLNIKDNGTYVDVTFGGGGHSREILKHLGKNGRLYAFDQDADALNNTIDDERFTLIQQNFKYLRQYLRFYGVTQVDGVLGDFGVSSHQFDVAERGFSTRFEGTLDMRMNQQAPLSAQEVVNEYGEIELTHIFFQYGELKNAKAIARAIISYREQKPIRLGSELQEAVKALLPKFKENKVLAQIYQAIRIEVNAEIEALESFLLQLPAVVKPQGRISLISYHSLEDRCVKRFIRDGQLEGAPEKDWYGNVSVPFKKVGGLITPDDTEIAQNSRARSAKLRIAERLNS
- a CDS encoding FtsL-like putative cell division protein; translation: MGKATDEIKNILRGKFLVEGKEATRNWFFISFLFALGVIMIASSHMVDRKVHQIAKLNDEVNELKSEFVDVRSRLQKVRLESTLLEQLESKGLKQPEKPPQKIKAIVEE